CATGCGGTTTACAGTCCTGAAATGGAAGAGGATCTTGTACATAACCGGATTGTGATAAATGAACTGCAGAGGTCCATTGAAAATAAAGACTTAAAAATTTATTACCAACCTATAGTTGAATTAGCTAATGGCAAAATTGTGGGTGCTGAGTCATTAGTCCGTTTCGAACATCCTGAATTAGGTTTATTAAGTGCAGAAAAATTCATGCCTTTAATCGAGGGAACCAGTTTAATTCATAATTTGACAACTCTTATGCTCAAGGAAGTAATAAAGCAATTAGCCGCTTGGCATGATTCTGGACATAAAATATTTGCCTCTGTGAATTTGTCAGTGAATCGTGAGCTGCCTGATTTAATAGAGAAATTATTAAATGATTATGAGATTGCTCCACAATTCTTGAAACTTGAATTTACCGAAAGGACTTGTTTAGCTGATCAGATGGTTACCAAAGAAGTTTTTGAACGATTATCAACCATGGGCATCAAATTATGCATAGATGATTTTTGTAGCGATAACTCTTCCTTTATTCACTTGACTAATTTCCCTATCGATGACATTAAAATTGAGAAATCTTTCGTACTGAAAATAGCAAAAGACACAAAGAAAGCAAAAATTGTAGAGGCTATGGTAAAATTAGCCCAAACATTAGGGTGGCAGCCCCAGGTGGATGGTATCGCTGATCAAAATGCATTGGAAAAATTAAGAGATTTAGGCTGTTTATATGGTCAGGGATTATATTTTTCTCGAGCGGTCAATGCGACTGAATTTACATCGATGCTAAAGCAATGAATCTAGCCACCACGCCCCATTCGTTTTCCCGTTTGGGTTTAGATTGAATACGAATCACAGTGGTGAGATGAAAAGGCTTCTCTGATATTAGAACTTGTCTGGATCAGCGTGTTCCCAGTGGATTTTATAATCATCAGGAATATCGCCATTTAAAAATTGGCCTGGGTTAACGTAAGTATAGATTTGATCAAACGATTTGACTTCATCGACCCCAATTCGTCTCATGATATGGCATGGTTTTAAATCACTAGGGTTATTTAATCCCAAGGCTCCAACCATTTCCAAAAAGCTTTTTATCGTATTATTATGGAAATTGGCGACAAGAAATTTTTTTTCATCAACAACAAGACCATACTGAAGACGTTTCTTTTGGGTAGCAACTCCTGTAGGACAGGTATTGGCATTGCATTGTTTTGATTGAATACATCCTATTGCCATCATCATGGCTCTTGCTGAATTACACATATCAGCTCCAAGAGCAATATTAGTGAGCAAATCAAACCCGTTGGTCACTTTTCCACTGCAAATCACGCGAATTTTATCACGGACACCAGTGCCAACAAGGGCATTATGAACAAAAACCAGGCCGGCTTCCAAAGGCGTTCCTATAAAATTGGTGTATTCAACTGGTGCTGCTCCTGTCCCTCCTTCAGCGCCATCTACTGTAATAAAATCAGGTAAAATATTTGTTTTCAGCATGGCTTTGCAAATAGCCATAAACTCGTGCCGGCGCCCCAGGCAGAGTTTAAAGCCTATAGGTTTACCATCTGAAAGATCACGTAATCTTTTTACAAAATGAAGCAAGCCGACGGGGTTATCAAAAGCGGTATGAGCAATTGGTGACAAAACATCTTTGCCCATGGCTACTTTTCTTACCTTTGCTATTTCTTCAGTTAATTTGGCTGCAGGCAAAATTCCACCATGGGATGGTTTTGCACCCTGAGATAATTTAATCTCTATCATTTTCACTTCATCACGAGAGGCTTCTTTGATAAATTCATTTTCGTCAAAGTTACCTTGGTCGTCTCGACATCCAAAATAAGCCGTACCAATTTGAAAAACAATGTCGCCGCCCTGTAAATGGTAAGGACTTAATCCTCCTTCTCCTGTATTGTGATAAAAGCCTCCAAGTTTTGCTCCCTTGTTTAAGGCCATTATGGCATTAGGTGATAAAGAGCCGAAGCTCATGGCTGATATGTTCAATCGGGAGGCATTGTAAGGTTTTTTACAATCAGGTCCGCCCACATGGATTCTTGGTTCTACTTCACTAGAGTGTTTCGGCGATAGAGAATGGAGCGCCCAGGTGTAACCAACGCTTAGAATATCTCGCTCCGTTCCGAATGGAATGGTGTCTCTCACATTTTTTGCGCGTTGATAAATCATCGAGCGGGTTTCCCTGTTAAACGGAAGCTCGCTTTCGTCCGTGGCGATGAAATACTGTTGAATCTCAGGGCGAAGAAATTCTAAAAAATATCTGACGTGACCTAGTACTGGAAAATTGCGTAAAATGGTGTGTTTTGTTTGCAATACATCATAAATCCACAGGATTATAACAGGTATCAAAAAGGCAAAAAACCAGACAATATCCTGCAGCATGGCAAATATGGCAAAGAGACATAAAAGGATAACTCCAAATCCGATATACCATTGACGTCGCATAGCTAATTCCTTTTAATTGTTTGCTATTAATATCAATAGTATAGGACGGTTTGCCTAGGAATACTTAATTTATCTGCTTATGAATTACTATCCATTTCAGAGCCAACTACTGCTTTATTAATTTTATTTTCCAGAGAAGATATAAATTTTGTCACCTGTAATCGCTGTTGCTCCTGCTCATTTTTACATAGGATTAATTCATGGCCAATGTCCAGAGCAGCAAGCAAAAGGATGTGGAAATTATCCAAATGTTTAAATTTATTTTTGTTATTTTGCATTTTCTCATTAAGTTTTTCTGCGGCGAGTATTAAACTCACTTCTTCGCCATCAGGACATTTGATCTCATAGATTTTATTTAATAATTTTATTTTACAGAGTTTAATATTGGTCATTATTACGCCTTTGTATTTGCACGGTATTAAGCAAATAGTAGCAATTTTGCCTTAATGCGGCAAATTATGAAAATCATAGGTAGTGAGAAAGTCTGGCAGGTGAACACTGATTCTAAATGGGGTATCATTAGCTATCTTTTTAAATAGGGTTAACTATGTCTTTAGATAATGATTCGCTACATTTACCTAAGTACGATGATTTTGTGCAGTCCATTTCTGTTTTAGCATTAACTATGTCCGCTAGCGAATTACACGGGATCATGTGCGGTTATCTATGTGCAGGGGCTGATAGTCAAGGCGAGGCTTACATTCGTGCTTTGTTAAATAACAGGAAAGATGAACAAAGTCGTCATGCCTTGTTATCCATGTTTTCTGTTTTTTCAATTAGTCAGCAACAAATTAATAATTTTGATTTTGAATTTCAAATGTTATTGCCCGATGATAATGAATCTTTGGTTATGCGTGCTCAGGCTTTTAGTGAATGGTGTGAAGGATTTACCCAAGGGTTAACTATTGCGGGAGTTGGAATGGAGCAATTTTATGAAGAGGAATCCCAGGATGCTCTTCAACACCTTATAGAATTCGCAGAGATGGATTGTGAATCGTTGGAAGTAGGTGAGGAAGATGAGCAAGCTCTAATGGAAGTCAGTGAGTATACTCGTATGGCAGTACTTCGATTGCACAGCGATTTGGTTTTGCATGAACGAGAACTTGGAGATTCTGGAACAACCCATTGATCGCAAGTTGGTAAGGTATTGAAGTTATTTGTATTTTTCGTTTTTTAAGGATTGCTCATTTGTTCTATTTATTAAAGTGAAAAGGGAAATTGATATGATAAGCCAACAAGAGTATAAGGCGAGAAGAAAAAAGTTAGCCGCGCAATTGCCCGATGATAGTGTTGCTGTAATACCCGCCGCACACGAAGTGCTGCGCAGTGGAGATACTCATTATCGATTTCGACAGGACAGTGATTTTTATTATTTGACGGGATTTAATGAACCTGATGCTTTGCTGGTCATTATTGCGGGTAAG
Above is a genomic segment from Legionella pneumophila subsp. pascullei containing:
- a CDS encoding FMN-binding glutamate synthase family protein; amino-acid sequence: MRRQWYIGFGVILLCLFAIFAMLQDIVWFFAFLIPVIILWIYDVLQTKHTILRNFPVLGHVRYFLEFLRPEIQQYFIATDESELPFNRETRSMIYQRAKNVRDTIPFGTERDILSVGYTWALHSLSPKHSSEVEPRIHVGGPDCKKPYNASRLNISAMSFGSLSPNAIMALNKGAKLGGFYHNTGEGGLSPYHLQGGDIVFQIGTAYFGCRDDQGNFDENEFIKEASRDEVKMIEIKLSQGAKPSHGGILPAAKLTEEIAKVRKVAMGKDVLSPIAHTAFDNPVGLLHFVKRLRDLSDGKPIGFKLCLGRRHEFMAICKAMLKTNILPDFITVDGAEGGTGAAPVEYTNFIGTPLEAGLVFVHNALVGTGVRDKIRVICSGKVTNGFDLLTNIALGADMCNSARAMMMAIGCIQSKQCNANTCPTGVATQKKRLQYGLVVDEKKFLVANFHNNTIKSFLEMVGALGLNNPSDLKPCHIMRRIGVDEVKSFDQIYTYVNPGQFLNGDIPDDYKIHWEHADPDKF
- a CDS encoding cell division protein ZapA translates to MTNIKLCKIKLLNKIYEIKCPDGEEVSLILAAEKLNEKMQNNKNKFKHLDNFHILLLAALDIGHELILCKNEQEQQRLQVTKFISSLENKINKAVVGSEMDSNS
- a CDS encoding UPF0149 family protein → MSLDNDSLHLPKYDDFVQSISVLALTMSASELHGIMCGYLCAGADSQGEAYIRALLNNRKDEQSRHALLSMFSVFSISQQQINNFDFEFQMLLPDDNESLVMRAQAFSEWCEGFTQGLTIAGVGMEQFYEEESQDALQHLIEFAEMDCESLEVGEEDEQALMEVSEYTRMAVLRLHSDLVLHERELGDSGTTH